From the Osmerus eperlanus chromosome 19, fOsmEpe2.1, whole genome shotgun sequence genome, one window contains:
- the rad51c gene encoding DNA repair protein RAD51 homolog 3, translating into MQRPVSSYAFAPSVKVKLLNAGFQSSADLCDLQPFQLSKDAGISQEEAVEVLQAVKCESVQEREAVEKLTALELLQKEQELGNIVTFCSALDMALGGGLPVGKVTEVCGAPGIGKTQLCIQLAVDVQIPVCFGGLGGKAVFIDTEGSFFVQRVVDLAQAAVEHCALLAEDMEQREALKEFTAETVLSNLFVFRCHDYVELLAETYLLPDFLARHPEIRLVVIDSIALPFRQDFDDLSQRTRLLGGLALQAFRMAINHNVAVVLTNQMTTKIWSGQAKLIPALGESWGHAASQRLILRWEGTRRLASLCKSPSQMEATVPYQITAEGFRDLMSSDQPMTLADPSTSQSGSFSKRPRMQYDQSTKNVGHLEV; encoded by the exons ATGCAAAGGCCAGTGTCAAGCTATGCTTTTGCCCCGTCCGTCAAAGTGAAACTGCTCAATGCAGGGTTCCAGTCTTCTGCAGACCTGTGTGACTTGCAACCTTTTCAACTCAGCAAAG ATGCAGGCATCTCCCAGGAGGAGGCGGTGGAAGTGCTGCAGGCTGTGAAGTGCGAGTCTGTCCAGGAGAGGGAAGCAGTTGAAAAGCTAACTGCTTTGGAGCTACTCCAGAAAGAACAGGAGTTGGGAAACATTGTAACATTTTGCTCTGCGCTGGATATGGCTTTAGGTGGAGGACTTCCTGTAGGGAAGGTCACTGAGGTGTGCGGGGCCCCTGGCATAGGGAAGACCCAGCTCTG TATCCAGCTAGCGGTCGATGTGCAGATCCCAGTGTGTTTTGGCGGTTTGGGGGGCAAGGCTGTATTCATTGACACAGAAGGCAGCTTCTTTGTCCAGAGAGTTGTGGACCTAGCACAAGCTGCTGTGGAGCACTGTGCACTACTGGCTGAAGACATGG AGCAGCGGGAGGCCTTGAAAGAGTTCACCGCGGAAACGGTCCTCTCCAACCTCTTCGTCTTCCGTTGCCATGACTACGTGGAGCTGTTGGCGGAGACGTACCTCCTGCCTGACTTCCTGGCTCGGCATCCCGAG ATCCGGCTGGTCGTGATAGACAGCATCGCTTTACCGTTTCGCCAAGACTTCGACGACCTGTCCCAGAGGACACGCCTCCTCGGTGGCCTCGCCCTGCAGGCTTTCCGGATGGCAATCAATCACAATGTTGCG GTTGTTCTTACCAATCAGATGACAACAAAAATCTGGAGTGGACAGGCAAAGCTCATACCAGCTTTAG GTGAGAGCTGGGGCCACGCTGCCTCGCAGCGGCTCATCCTACGCTGGGAGGGAACGCGCAG GCTGGCGTCCCTGTGCAAGTCCCCCAGCCAGATGGAAGCCACAGTGCCGTACCAGATCACT gCTGAAGGCTTTCGGGATTTGATGTCATCAGACCAACCAATGACCTTGGCTGACCCTTCTACAAGCCAATCAGGAAGCTTCAGCAAGAGGCCCCGAATGCAATATGACCAATCAACTAAAAACGTAGGGCATTTAGAAGTATAG